A genome region from Geodermatophilus bullaregiensis includes the following:
- a CDS encoding putative bifunctional diguanylate cyclase/phosphodiesterase has product MPAAVACGVAAVVPVLDPVGEVVTALAGLVTSVVLWLSSRSADPGERPWRLLAVAPLLPVAGSLVSSLAEPGSVLEAVVLRWLPTVPAYVVAVVALLGMVGRTGLRRTCRRTLLELALFGVAALVVMQVLLVGPGNSWTTLSPGAQLVLGAAVLATSATMAAGLTVLGAVEAHRQRMAVALLSGLVALCVGRGTGTSATLLGAHDAVPVARVAVVVGLALLVLARFLDPGRRPATPADAGSERAEQLRSVLPQLALVVVVGTVVVPPALGTAPTLVTLAGALLCVGLSATHRWVGAREDHLRGARLRRDEAYFRSLASSTREAVLVLDGRLRVGWASPALAALLGSTPAGLAGRDLLGATPGDGAAGTVDAEDAAELRRVLGSGAATDTGLLTLHVRDAAGERRCLEASVSDLRGDAAVGSVVLHCRDVTGREARERALAEVAFTDTLTGLPNRAGWDTALARAAGRAGADPDETLLVIEVSGLAEVREHAGREVVADVLVELGRRLRETVRGDEVVARIAGGAFGVLGAGDGDTADRLADRCLAVLERPVSTSAGVFDLTADVGVVVVERGLTVADLTARAELAVSAARAGGRSRATRWTPTLGAAAARRDRLRGDLPGAAERGELWLAFQPVVSMDEQRVTGVEALLRWRHPELGDVPPREFVPIAERAGVIGELQRWALREATAAAVALPEPGGVPLQLGVNISASHVAARTLVDDVATALTTSGLAPQRLVLEVTEATVQDDGEFVVTDIQALRLMGVHVALDDFGAGTSSLVHLTRLPIDVLKLDSTFVSRVDRDGRSRALCQAVVTVGRALGLDVVAEGVETPAQLGALRGLGLGFAQGFLLSRPLPLAELLRVLDEGAGALWPGLVGLSPDAFGSVGGTPDVEAVRGA; this is encoded by the coding sequence GTGCCGGCCGCAGTGGCGTGCGGGGTGGCCGCCGTCGTCCCGGTCCTGGACCCGGTCGGGGAGGTCGTCACCGCCCTCGCCGGGCTGGTCACCTCCGTCGTCCTCTGGCTGAGCAGCCGCTCGGCCGACCCCGGCGAGCGCCCGTGGCGGCTGCTCGCCGTCGCCCCGCTGCTCCCGGTCGCCGGGTCCCTGGTCAGCTCCCTCGCGGAGCCCGGCTCGGTCCTCGAGGCCGTGGTGCTGCGCTGGCTGCCGACCGTGCCCGCCTACGTCGTCGCCGTCGTCGCGCTGCTCGGCATGGTCGGGCGCACCGGCCTGCGGCGGACCTGCCGGCGGACGCTGCTCGAGCTCGCGCTCTTCGGCGTCGCCGCGCTCGTCGTCATGCAGGTGCTGCTCGTCGGCCCGGGCAACAGCTGGACGACGCTGTCGCCGGGGGCCCAGCTGGTCCTCGGCGCCGCCGTCCTCGCCACCTCGGCCACGATGGCCGCCGGCCTCACCGTGCTCGGCGCCGTCGAGGCGCACCGCCAGCGCATGGCCGTGGCCCTGCTCAGCGGCCTCGTGGCGCTGTGCGTCGGCCGCGGCACCGGCACGTCGGCCACGCTGCTGGGCGCCCACGACGCCGTCCCGGTCGCCCGGGTGGCCGTCGTCGTCGGGCTGGCGCTGCTGGTGCTGGCCCGCTTCCTCGATCCCGGCCGCCGTCCGGCGACCCCGGCCGACGCCGGCAGCGAACGTGCCGAGCAGCTGCGCTCGGTGCTCCCGCAGCTCGCGCTGGTCGTCGTCGTGGGCACCGTCGTCGTCCCCCCGGCGCTGGGGACGGCGCCGACGCTCGTGACCCTCGCCGGTGCGCTGCTGTGCGTGGGACTCTCGGCCACCCACCGCTGGGTCGGGGCCCGCGAGGACCACCTCCGCGGCGCCCGGCTGCGCCGCGACGAGGCCTACTTCCGCAGCCTCGCCTCCTCCACCCGCGAGGCCGTGCTGGTCCTCGACGGCCGGCTGCGCGTCGGCTGGGCCTCGCCGGCGCTGGCCGCGCTCCTGGGCAGCACGCCGGCCGGGCTCGCCGGCCGCGACCTGCTGGGCGCGACCCCCGGTGACGGCGCGGCCGGGACCGTCGACGCCGAGGACGCCGCGGAGCTCCGGCGGGTCCTCGGCTCCGGCGCCGCCACCGACACCGGCCTGCTGACCCTGCACGTGCGCGACGCCGCCGGAGAGCGGCGCTGCCTGGAGGCCAGCGTCTCCGACCTGCGCGGCGACGCCGCGGTCGGCTCGGTCGTCCTGCACTGCCGCGACGTGACCGGGCGGGAGGCCCGCGAGCGGGCGCTCGCCGAGGTCGCCTTCACCGACACCCTCACCGGCCTGCCCAACCGGGCCGGCTGGGACACCGCGCTGGCTAGGGCCGCCGGCCGCGCCGGCGCCGACCCGGACGAGACGCTGCTGGTCATCGAGGTCTCCGGGCTGGCCGAGGTCCGGGAGCACGCCGGCCGCGAGGTGGTGGCCGACGTCCTGGTCGAGCTCGGCCGGCGACTGCGCGAGACCGTGCGCGGCGACGAGGTCGTCGCCCGGATCGCCGGGGGCGCCTTCGGCGTGCTGGGCGCGGGCGACGGCGACACCGCCGACCGGCTCGCCGACCGGTGCCTGGCCGTCCTCGAGCGGCCCGTGAGCACCTCCGCGGGGGTCTTCGACCTCACCGCCGACGTCGGCGTCGTCGTCGTCGAGCGCGGCCTGACCGTCGCCGACCTCACCGCCCGCGCCGAGCTCGCCGTCTCCGCCGCCCGCGCCGGCGGACGGTCCCGCGCCACCCGCTGGACGCCGACCCTGGGCGCGGCCGCCGCCCGCCGCGACCGGCTGCGCGGGGACCTGCCCGGCGCCGCCGAGCGCGGCGAGCTGTGGCTGGCGTTCCAGCCGGTCGTGTCCATGGACGAGCAGCGGGTCACCGGCGTCGAGGCCCTGCTGCGCTGGCGGCACCCAGAGCTCGGCGACGTCCCCCCGCGGGAGTTCGTGCCGATCGCCGAGCGCGCCGGCGTGATCGGCGAGCTGCAGCGCTGGGCACTGCGGGAGGCCACCGCGGCCGCCGTCGCGCTGCCCGAGCCCGGTGGCGTGCCGCTGCAGCTCGGCGTCAACATCTCGGCCTCGCACGTGGCCGCCCGGACCCTGGTCGACGACGTCGCCACGGCGCTCACGACCTCGGGGCTGGCCCCGCAGCGGCTCGTCCTGGAGGTCACCGAGGCGACCGTGCAGGACGACGGCGAGTTCGTGGTCACCGACATCCAGGCGCTGCGGCTCATGGGCGTGCACGTGGCGCTCGACGACTTCGGCGCCGGGACCTCGTCGCTGGTGCACCTGACCCGCCTGCCGATCGACGTCCTCAAGCTCGACAGCACCTTCGTCTCCCGCGTCGACCGCGACGGGAGGAGCCGCGCGCTCTGCCAGGCGGTCGTGACCGTCGGCCGGGCGCTGGGCCTCGACGTCGTCGCCGAGGGCGTGGAGACCCCCGCCCAGCTCGGCGCGCTGCGCGGCCTGGGCCTGGGCTTCGCGCAGGGCTTCCTGCTGTCCCGGCCGCTGCCGCTGGCCGAGCTCCTGCGCGTCCTCGACGAGGGCGCCGGCGCCCTGTGGCCGGGTCTGGTCGGCCTGTCGCCCGACGCGTTCGGGTCGGTGGGCGGGACCCCGGACGTCGAGGCGGTGCGCGGTGCCTGA
- the ilvD gene encoding dihydroxy-acid dehydratase — translation MTTVEEPRTTADVKPRSREVTDGITKAPARAMLRAVGMGDDDWDKPQIGVASSWNEITPCNLSLDRLAKRAKEGVHAAGGFPLEFGTISVSDGISMGHEGMRASLVSREVIADSVETVMFAERLDGSVLLAGCDKSLPGMLMAAARLDLASVFLYSGSTMPGRLGDRDLTIIDVFEGVGACARGLITRDELDAIEKAACPGQGSCGGMYTANTMASVAEALGMALPGSAAPPAPDSRRDAFAVASGEAVVNLLRQGITARQIMTREAFENAITVVMALGGSTNAVLHLMAIAHEAQVDLTLEDFNRIGDRTPHLADVKPFGRYVMTDVDRIGGVPVVLRALLDAGLLHGDVLTVTGRTMAENLAEIAPPDPDGTIIHAMDRPIHRTGGLVVLRGSLSPDGAVVKSAGFDAEVFEGTARVFDGEQGAMDAVTEGTLNPGDVVVIRYEGPRGGPGMREMLAVTGAIKGAGLGKDVLLLTDGRFSGGTTGLCIGHVAPEATDGGPIALVQDGDRIRLDLSTRTLDLLVDDDELARRRQDWAPLPPRYTTGVLGKYAKLVGSAARGAICT, via the coding sequence GTGACGACCGTCGAGGAACCCCGCACCACCGCCGACGTCAAGCCCCGCAGTCGCGAGGTGACCGACGGCATCACCAAGGCCCCGGCGCGGGCGATGCTGCGCGCGGTGGGCATGGGCGACGACGACTGGGACAAGCCGCAGATCGGCGTCGCGTCGTCCTGGAACGAGATCACCCCCTGCAACCTCTCCCTGGACCGGCTGGCCAAGCGGGCCAAGGAGGGCGTGCACGCCGCCGGCGGCTTCCCGCTGGAGTTCGGCACCATCTCCGTCTCCGACGGCATCTCCATGGGCCACGAGGGCATGCGCGCCTCGCTGGTCTCCCGCGAGGTGATCGCCGACTCGGTGGAGACCGTGATGTTCGCCGAGCGGCTCGACGGCTCGGTGCTGCTGGCGGGCTGTGACAAGTCGCTGCCCGGCATGCTCATGGCCGCCGCCCGGCTCGACCTGGCCAGCGTCTTCCTCTACTCGGGCTCCACGATGCCCGGGAGGCTCGGGGACCGGGACCTGACGATCATCGACGTGTTCGAGGGCGTCGGCGCCTGCGCCCGCGGGCTGATCACCCGCGACGAGCTCGACGCGATCGAGAAGGCCGCCTGCCCCGGGCAGGGGTCGTGCGGCGGCATGTACACGGCCAACACCATGGCCAGCGTCGCCGAGGCGCTCGGCATGGCCCTGCCGGGCAGCGCCGCCCCGCCCGCCCCGGACAGCCGCCGCGACGCCTTCGCGGTGGCGTCCGGCGAGGCCGTGGTCAACCTGCTCCGGCAGGGCATCACCGCGCGGCAGATCATGACCCGCGAGGCGTTCGAGAACGCGATCACCGTGGTCATGGCGCTGGGCGGCTCGACCAACGCCGTCCTGCACCTGATGGCGATCGCGCACGAGGCGCAGGTGGACCTCACGCTCGAGGACTTCAACCGCATCGGCGACCGCACGCCGCACCTGGCCGACGTCAAGCCGTTCGGCCGGTACGTGATGACCGACGTCGACCGCATCGGTGGCGTCCCGGTCGTGCTGCGGGCGCTGCTCGACGCCGGTCTGCTGCACGGCGACGTGCTCACCGTCACCGGCAGGACGATGGCCGAGAACCTCGCCGAGATCGCCCCGCCGGACCCCGACGGCACGATCATCCACGCGATGGACCGGCCGATCCACCGCACCGGCGGGCTGGTCGTCCTGCGTGGCTCGCTGTCGCCCGACGGCGCCGTGGTGAAGTCGGCCGGTTTCGACGCCGAGGTCTTCGAGGGCACCGCCCGGGTCTTCGACGGCGAGCAGGGCGCCATGGACGCGGTCACCGAGGGCACGCTGAACCCGGGCGACGTCGTCGTCATCCGCTACGAGGGGCCCAGGGGCGGACCCGGGATGCGCGAGATGCTCGCCGTCACCGGCGCCATCAAGGGCGCGGGCCTCGGCAAGGACGTCCTGCTGCTCACCGACGGCCGCTTCTCCGGCGGCACGACCGGGCTGTGCATCGGGCACGTGGCGCCGGAGGCCACCGACGGCGGCCCGATCGCCCTGGTGCAGGACGGCGACCGGATCCGGCTGGACCTCTCGACCCGCACGCTGGACCTGCTGGTCGACGACGACGAGCTGGCCCGCCGCCGGCAGGACTGGGCGCCGCTGCCCCCGCGCTACACCACCGGGGTGCTCGGCAAGTACGCCAAGCTCGTCGGCTCGGCGGCCCGGGGCGCCATCTGCACGTGA
- a CDS encoding helix-turn-helix transcriptional regulator — MSATARRELAEFLRSRRRQVDPRVAGLPAGGARRTPGLRREEVALLSGVSHTWYTWLEQGRDIRPSRQVVDALARTLRMSPAEHEYVLRLAGHGGATAAGSADGMPGHVQRLLDALGPSPAYAITADWSIAGWNRAYERLYPGVAAVPAGERNLLWLVFTDPAVRRLLADWAGDSRRFLTQFRAEVGPRLADPGVVDLVARLEAASPHFRAGWASHDVDRFSSAERRFEHPEVGTLLLEHHQLTPSDAPGLQLVVYTAVEGSDAAQRLTALAG, encoded by the coding sequence GTGTCCGCCACCGCCCGCCGTGAGCTGGCCGAGTTCCTGCGCTCGCGCCGCCGTCAGGTCGACCCCCGGGTCGCCGGGCTGCCCGCCGGCGGCGCGCGGCGGACGCCGGGGCTGCGCCGCGAGGAGGTGGCGCTGCTGTCCGGCGTGAGCCACACCTGGTACACGTGGCTGGAGCAGGGCCGCGACATCCGGCCGTCGCGGCAGGTGGTCGACGCGCTGGCCCGCACCCTGCGGATGTCGCCGGCCGAGCACGAGTACGTGCTGCGGCTGGCCGGGCACGGCGGCGCCACCGCGGCCGGCTCGGCCGACGGGATGCCGGGGCACGTGCAGCGCCTGCTCGACGCGCTCGGTCCCTCCCCCGCCTACGCGATCACCGCGGACTGGTCCATCGCCGGGTGGAACCGGGCCTACGAGCGGCTCTACCCCGGGGTGGCCGCCGTCCCCGCCGGCGAGCGCAACCTCCTCTGGCTGGTCTTCACCGACCCGGCCGTCCGCCGGCTGCTCGCCGACTGGGCGGGTGACAGCCGGCGCTTCCTCACCCAGTTCCGGGCGGAGGTCGGCCCGCGGCTGGCCGACCCGGGCGTCGTGGACCTCGTCGCCCGGCTCGAGGCGGCCAGCCCGCACTTCCGGGCCGGGTGGGCCAGCCACGACGTCGACCGGTTCAGCTCCGCCGAGCGCCGGTTCGAGCACCCCGAGGTCGGCACCCTGCTGCTCGAGCACCACCAGCTGACGCCGTCCGACGCGCCCGGGCTGCAGCTGGTCGTCTACACCGCGGTCGAGGGCAGCGACGCGGCGCAGCGGCTCACCGCCCTGGCGGGGTGA
- a CDS encoding PH domain-containing protein: MAALARMRLSRVALVPVVVLAVCVLPFAAAAPWAAVVLLLPLLAAAWVLRVGVDVDEGGITAHSLLRPRRVAWDDLAGIRIDRDARLRLVTTAGGEVPLPVLRARDLPRLAALSGGRIDAP; encoded by the coding sequence GTGGCTGCCCTCGCACGCATGCGGCTGAGCCGGGTCGCGCTGGTCCCCGTCGTCGTCCTCGCCGTCTGCGTGCTGCCCTTCGCGGCGGCCGCCCCCTGGGCCGCGGTCGTCCTGCTGCTCCCGCTGCTCGCCGCGGCCTGGGTGCTGCGGGTCGGGGTCGACGTCGACGAGGGCGGCATCACCGCCCACTCGCTGCTGCGGCCGCGGCGGGTGGCCTGGGACGACCTGGCCGGCATCCGCATCGACCGCGACGCCCGGCTGCGGCTGGTGACCACCGCCGGCGGGGAGGTGCCGCTGCCCGTGCTGCGGGCGCGCGACCTCCCGCGGCTGGCCGCGCTGTCGGGCGGGCGGATCGACGCCCCCTGA
- a CDS encoding 2-hydroxyacid dehydrogenase gives MAAAAPTVPGTAVAGPDETLTVLVPTRSMATAAEALSPRVRAFPVAPDDGPPTGDAARAQVWVPPSGGARPSPDLLAALPRLRLVQLVSAGAERFVGRLPEGVVLCNARGAHTPSTAEWVVAATLAAQRGLPDLVREQDAGRWTPGTYSSLVGARVLVVGAGDIGRRVGRMMAGFDVELTYVARSARDGVHAIDELPRLLPDADVVVVVVPVTDETTGLVDAAFLAAMRDGALLVNAARGVVVDTGALLAELTAGRLRAALDVTDPEPLPEGHPLWSAPGLLLTPHVAGAVPDSDARAEAAVLDQLRRVLAGDPLVNVVAAY, from the coding sequence ATGGCCGCAGCCGCACCCACCGTCCCGGGCACCGCCGTCGCCGGACCCGACGAGACGCTGACCGTCCTCGTCCCCACCCGGTCGATGGCCACCGCCGCCGAGGCGCTCTCCCCGCGGGTGCGCGCGTTCCCCGTCGCCCCGGACGACGGTCCGCCCACCGGGGACGCCGCCCGGGCCCAGGTGTGGGTGCCGCCCAGCGGCGGGGCCAGGCCGTCGCCGGACCTGCTCGCCGCGCTGCCCCGGCTGCGGCTGGTGCAGCTGGTCAGCGCCGGGGCCGAGCGCTTCGTCGGCCGGCTGCCGGAGGGCGTCGTGCTGTGCAACGCCCGCGGCGCGCACACACCGTCGACGGCGGAGTGGGTGGTGGCCGCGACCCTGGCCGCCCAGCGGGGCCTGCCCGACCTGGTCCGCGAGCAGGACGCCGGGCGCTGGACGCCGGGCACGTACTCCTCGCTGGTCGGGGCGCGGGTGCTGGTGGTCGGCGCCGGGGACATCGGCCGCCGGGTGGGCCGCATGATGGCCGGCTTCGACGTCGAGCTGACCTACGTGGCCCGCAGCGCGCGCGACGGCGTGCACGCCATCGACGAGCTGCCGCGGCTGCTCCCGGACGCCGACGTCGTGGTCGTCGTCGTCCCGGTGACCGACGAGACCACCGGCCTGGTCGACGCCGCGTTCCTCGCCGCGATGCGGGACGGCGCACTGCTGGTCAACGCCGCCCGCGGGGTCGTCGTCGACACCGGCGCGCTGCTGGCCGAGCTCACCGCCGGCCGGCTGCGGGCCGCCCTCGACGTCACCGACCCCGAGCCGCTGCCCGAGGGGCACCCGCTGTGGTCGGCGCCCGGCCTGCTGCTCACCCCGCACGTGGCCGGCGCGGTCCCCGACAGCGACGCCCGGGCGGAGGCCGCCGTCCTCGACCAGCTGCGGCGGGTGCTGGCGGGGGACCCGCTGGTCAACGTGGTGGCCGCGTACTGA
- a CDS encoding PQQ-dependent sugar dehydrogenase: MRRQRGRRGAAACTVALTLVLAGCGDDGYEPAGPFRPLPEGPPPEVGPPTESAPAPGPGDPADPNSGTGPGDPNVVATGLTVPTGLVVLPDGTAVVGERETGRLLQVFPDRSPAQELMTVPGVDTAGDGGLLGLALSPTFDEDGLYYAYVSTPTDNRVVRFPLGGTPNPVLTGIPRGEVHNGGGLAFAPDGTLYVGTGDTGDPALAQDPASLAGKVLHVDVFGQPVGAGPVYSRGHADVTALCPALDQTAALFAVDESTAGPDELNVVLRDSDHGWPAAGPDSTAPLFEVPDAEGGLGGCAAAGGTVFLGALDGQRVYVVQTEAGGVPEEPTELIAGRYGRLRTVVLDAEGGLWVTTSNRDGIGTPAEDDDKVLRILPPSATGASPV, translated from the coding sequence GTGAGGCGGCAGCGGGGTCGGCGCGGTGCCGCCGCGTGCACGGTGGCCCTCACGCTGGTCCTGGCCGGGTGCGGGGACGACGGCTACGAGCCCGCCGGGCCCTTCCGGCCCCTGCCCGAGGGCCCGCCCCCGGAGGTCGGGCCGCCGACCGAGTCCGCCCCGGCGCCCGGTCCCGGCGACCCCGCCGACCCGAACTCCGGGACCGGCCCCGGTGACCCGAACGTCGTCGCCACCGGGCTGACCGTGCCCACCGGGCTGGTCGTGCTGCCCGACGGCACCGCCGTGGTCGGCGAGCGGGAGACCGGCCGGCTGCTGCAGGTCTTCCCCGACCGCTCGCCGGCCCAGGAGCTGATGACCGTCCCCGGCGTCGACACGGCGGGCGACGGCGGGCTGCTGGGCCTGGCCCTGTCCCCCACGTTCGACGAGGACGGCCTCTACTACGCCTACGTGTCGACGCCGACCGACAACCGCGTCGTCCGCTTCCCCCTCGGCGGCACCCCCAACCCGGTGCTCACCGGCATCCCGCGCGGTGAGGTGCACAACGGCGGCGGTCTGGCGTTCGCCCCCGACGGGACCCTCTACGTCGGCACCGGGGACACCGGCGACCCGGCGCTGGCGCAGGACCCGGCGTCGCTGGCCGGCAAGGTGCTGCACGTCGACGTCTTCGGCCAGCCGGTCGGCGCCGGGCCCGTGTACAGCCGCGGGCACGCCGACGTGACGGCGCTGTGCCCGGCCCTCGACCAGACGGCCGCCCTGTTCGCGGTCGACGAGTCCACCGCCGGGCCCGACGAGCTCAACGTCGTCCTCCGGGACAGCGACCACGGCTGGCCGGCGGCGGGACCCGACAGCACCGCCCCGCTGTTCGAGGTGCCCGACGCCGAGGGCGGGCTCGGTGGCTGCGCGGCCGCCGGGGGCACCGTCTTCCTCGGCGCCCTCGACGGCCAGCGCGTGTACGTCGTCCAGACCGAGGCCGGCGGCGTCCCCGAGGAGCCGACCGAGCTCATCGCCGGGCGCTACGGCCGGCTGCGCACCGTCGTCCTCGACGCCGAGGGCGGGTTGTGGGTGACGACGTCGAACCGGGACGGCATCGGCACCCCCGCCGAGGACGACGACAAGGTGCTGCGCATCCTCCCGCCGTCGGCCACCGGCGCCAGCCCGGTCTGA
- the gatB gene encoding Asp-tRNA(Asn)/Glu-tRNA(Gln) amidotransferase subunit GatB, with protein sequence MSETLVEFDDVLTRYEPVIGLETHVELGTASKMFCGCATTFGAEPNTQTCPVCLGLPGSLPVANAAAVESTIRIGLALGCRIAGWSRFARKNYFYPDIPKGFQVSQYDEPLCTAGHLDVEVDGKTYRVEIERVHLEEDTGKNLHVGGATGRIHGADHSLVDFNRAGIPLVEIVTRPVAGAGEKAPEVARAYVTELRDVIQTLGASDVRMEQGSLRCDVNLSLNPVGALEWGTRTETKNVNSLRSVERAVRYEMRRQAAVLDAGGRVVQETRHFHEDTGSTSSGRSKEEATDYRYFPEPDLVPLAPDTAWVEELAAGLPELPAARRARLQEEWGLPATEMTWLVNAGALGLVERTVAAGASPADARKWWLGELARRANDAGVELADLAVTPAQVAELTALVAEGTVNDKLARQALDGVLAGEGDPRAVVRSRGLAVMGESDELVAAVDAAIAGAPDVVAKVQGGKVQALGALVGAVMKATRGQADAATVKRMLEERVLVG encoded by the coding sequence GTGAGCGAGACCCTCGTCGAGTTCGACGACGTCCTCACCCGTTACGAGCCGGTCATCGGCCTGGAGACCCACGTCGAGCTGGGCACCGCGTCGAAGATGTTCTGCGGCTGCGCCACGACCTTCGGCGCGGAGCCCAACACGCAGACCTGCCCGGTGTGCCTCGGCCTGCCGGGGTCGCTGCCGGTGGCCAACGCCGCCGCCGTCGAGTCGACCATCCGGATCGGCCTGGCCCTGGGCTGCCGGATCGCCGGCTGGTCGCGCTTCGCCCGGAAGAACTACTTCTACCCGGACATCCCCAAGGGCTTCCAGGTCAGCCAGTACGACGAGCCGCTGTGCACCGCCGGCCACCTCGACGTCGAGGTCGACGGGAAGACCTACCGCGTGGAGATCGAGCGGGTGCACCTCGAGGAGGACACCGGCAAGAACCTGCACGTCGGCGGGGCCACCGGCCGCATCCACGGCGCCGACCACTCGCTGGTCGACTTCAACCGGGCCGGTATCCCCCTGGTCGAGATCGTCACCCGGCCCGTGGCCGGCGCCGGCGAGAAGGCCCCCGAGGTCGCCCGGGCCTACGTCACCGAGCTGCGCGACGTGATCCAGACCCTCGGCGCCTCGGACGTCCGGATGGAGCAGGGCAGCCTGCGCTGCGACGTGAACCTCTCGCTCAACCCGGTGGGCGCCCTGGAGTGGGGGACCCGCACCGAGACCAAGAACGTCAACTCGCTGCGGTCGGTGGAGCGCGCCGTCCGCTACGAGATGCGCCGGCAGGCCGCCGTCCTGGACGCCGGCGGCCGGGTGGTGCAGGAGACCCGCCACTTCCACGAGGACACCGGCAGCACGTCGTCCGGCCGCAGCAAGGAGGAGGCGACCGACTACCGGTACTTCCCGGAGCCCGACCTCGTGCCGCTGGCCCCCGACACCGCGTGGGTGGAGGAGCTGGCCGCCGGGCTGCCCGAGCTGCCTGCCGCCCGCCGCGCGCGGCTGCAGGAGGAGTGGGGCCTGCCGGCCACCGAGATGACCTGGCTGGTCAACGCCGGGGCGCTCGGGCTGGTCGAGCGGACCGTGGCCGCCGGCGCCTCCCCGGCCGACGCCCGCAAGTGGTGGCTGGGCGAGCTGGCCCGCCGGGCCAACGACGCCGGCGTCGAGCTCGCCGACCTCGCGGTCACCCCCGCGCAGGTGGCCGAGCTGACCGCGCTGGTCGCCGAGGGGACCGTCAACGACAAGCTCGCCCGGCAGGCGCTCGACGGCGTGCTCGCCGGCGAGGGCGACCCGCGGGCGGTCGTGCGGTCCCGCGGCCTGGCGGTCATGGGGGAGTCCGACGAGCTCGTGGCCGCGGTCGACGCCGCCATCGCCGGGGCCCCCGACGTCGTCGCCAAGGTGCAGGGCGGCAAGGTGCAGGCCCTCGGTGCACTCGTGGGCGCGGTCATGAAGGCCACCCGCGGCCAGGCCGACGCGGCCACCGTCAAGCGCATGCTCGAGGAGCGCGTCCTCGTCGGCTGA
- the gatA gene encoding Asp-tRNA(Asn)/Glu-tRNA(Gln) amidotransferase subunit GatA, with product MSDLTALTVAELQRALADGETSAAEVTRAHLDRIATEDGALGAYLHVDHEGALRRAGEVDAAGTAGTGLAGVPVALKDVVVTEGVPTTSGSRILEGWRPPYDATVARRLKDAGTVLLGKTNMDEFAMGSSTENSAYRPTRNPWDHDRVPGGSSGGSSAAVAGRLAPFALGTDTGGSIRQPAALTGLVGHKPTYGSVSRYGLIAFSSSLDQAGPMARTVLDAALVHEAIGGHDPCDSTSIDAPVPTLVQAARRGAGGDLSGLRVGVVRELGGEGSREGYEQGVLDRFTEAVALLQAAGAEVREVSCPSFGLALPAYYLIAPSEASSNLARFEGMRFGIRVGDDGSRDVDDVMALTREQGFGAEVKRRIILGTYALSAGYYDAYYGQAQKVRTLINRDFAAAFDDVDVLVSPTSPTVAWPIGARVDDPLAMYAADLCTLPASLAGVPATSVPCGLSEGLPVGLQVMAPALADDRCYRVAAAVEAALGSPLTDQLGARTGSAA from the coding sequence GTGAGCGACCTCACCGCGCTGACCGTCGCCGAGCTCCAGCGGGCACTGGCCGACGGCGAGACCTCCGCCGCCGAGGTCACCCGGGCCCACCTCGACCGCATCGCGACCGAGGACGGCGCGCTCGGCGCCTACCTGCACGTCGACCACGAGGGCGCGCTCCGGCGGGCCGGCGAGGTCGACGCCGCCGGCACCGCGGGCACCGGCCTGGCCGGCGTCCCCGTGGCGCTCAAGGACGTCGTCGTCACCGAGGGCGTGCCCACCACCAGCGGCTCGCGGATCCTCGAGGGCTGGCGTCCGCCGTACGACGCCACGGTCGCGCGCAGGCTGAAGGACGCCGGCACGGTGCTCCTCGGCAAGACCAACATGGACGAGTTCGCGATGGGCTCCTCCACCGAGAACTCCGCCTACCGGCCGACCCGCAACCCGTGGGACCACGACCGGGTCCCCGGCGGGTCCTCCGGCGGGTCGAGCGCCGCGGTCGCCGGCCGGCTGGCCCCGTTCGCCCTGGGCACCGACACCGGCGGCTCGATCCGCCAGCCCGCGGCGCTCACCGGCCTGGTCGGTCACAAGCCCACCTACGGGTCGGTGTCGCGCTACGGCCTGATCGCCTTCTCCTCGAGCCTCGACCAGGCCGGCCCGATGGCCCGCACGGTGCTGGACGCCGCGCTGGTGCACGAGGCGATCGGCGGGCACGACCCGTGCGACTCCACGAGCATCGACGCGCCGGTGCCCACGCTGGTGCAGGCCGCCCGGCGGGGTGCCGGCGGCGACCTGTCCGGGCTGCGGGTCGGCGTCGTCCGCGAGCTCGGCGGCGAGGGCTCCCGCGAGGGCTACGAGCAGGGCGTGCTCGACCGGTTCACCGAGGCCGTCGCGCTGCTGCAGGCCGCCGGCGCCGAGGTCCGCGAGGTGTCCTGCCCGTCGTTCGGGCTGGCGCTGCCGGCGTACTACCTCATCGCCCCGAGCGAGGCGTCGTCCAACCTGGCCCGCTTCGAGGGGATGCGCTTCGGCATCCGCGTCGGCGACGACGGCAGCCGCGACGTCGACGACGTCATGGCGCTCACCCGCGAGCAGGGCTTCGGCGCCGAGGTGAAGCGGCGCATCATCCTCGGCACCTACGCGCTGTCGGCCGGCTACTACGACGCCTACTACGGTCAGGCACAGAAGGTCCGCACGCTGATCAACCGCGACTTCGCCGCCGCCTTCGACGACGTCGACGTGCTGGTCAGCCCGACCAGCCCGACCGTCGCCTGGCCGATCGGCGCCCGCGTCGACGACCCGCTGGCCATGTACGCCGCCGACCTGTGCACGCTGCCGGCCAGCCTCGCCGGCGTCCCGGCCACCTCGGTGCCCTGCGGGCTGTCCGAGGGCCTGCCGGTGGGGCTGCAGGTGATGGCGCCGGCGCTGGCCGACGACCGCTGCTACCGCGTCGCGGCCGCCGTCGAGGCGGCGCTGGGCAGCCCGCTCACCGACCAGCTCGGCGCCCGGACGGGGAGTGCCGCGTGA